GCGGTGTGAGTGTATCCATGTCGGCAAGACGCTCTACCTCATCCAGGCGCAGACGCAGCGATGCCAGTTCATCTCGCAATAAACGATTCTCATCGACCAGTCGCGTGATGGTATCTTGCACTATGTACCCCCATTTTGAACTTAACTACATCGAACGTTGCCTTACAATACGATGACAGCGTTGCTTCGTTCCCGCCCGCCGCCTAAGAGGCTGAGGCTTCATGGCCCGCCTTGTCGGGCGTCGGGGGATGAAGCGTGGGCGAAACCGGACCGTTTGTTGGCATCATCATGGGTAGCCAGTCCGATTGGGCTACGATGATGGCGTGCGCAGAAACGCTCGACGCGCTGGGCGTCGCCTATGAAACACGCATCGTGTCGGCTCATCGCACACCTGATAGATTGTTCGAATATGCGAAGAGTGCCGCATCGCGCGGCCTGAAGGTGATCGTTGCGGGCGCGGGTGGCGCGGCGCATCTTCCCGGCATGGCGGCATCGATGACAAGGCTTCCGGTGCTTGGCGTGCCGATCGAATCGAAATCGTTGAAGGGCATGGATAGCCTGTTGTCGATTGTGCAGATGCCTGGCGGGATTCCCGTGGGGACGCTGGCGATCGGTCGTCCGGGCGCAATTAATGCCGGGCTGCTTGCGGCGTCCATCCTCGCACTGTCGGACAATGCCTTGGCGGAAAAGCTCGATGCATGGCGCAGCGATCAGACGGCAAGCGTGGCTGACCGTCCCATATGAAGATACTGGCACCGGGGTCGACGATCGGGATTATCGGCGGGGGACAGCTTGGGCGGATGCTTGCCATCGCCGCGGCCCAGCTCGGCTACCGATCGCATATCTATAGCCCCGAACCGAGTGGTCCTGCGGCCGATGTGGCACCACGCTGGACACAAGGGGCTTATGACGACCGCGAGGCTCTGAAGGCATTTGCGGCCGATATCGACGTCGCGACCTATGAGTTTGAAAACGTTGACGCCGATCCGCTGGAGACTCTGGCTGCACTGGTGCCGCTGCACCCGCCCCTAAACGCGCTGCGAATCGCGCAGGATCGTGTGGCGGAAAAAACCTTTGCGCATGAACAGGGTGCGATCACGGCCAATTGGGCGATCGTAGATTCACGCGAAGACCTTGACGTGGCGATGGCTTCGGTCGGCACGCCTGCAATTCTGAAAACCACGCGTTTCGGCTACGATGGCAAAGGCCAGGCGCGAATCATATCTCGTGAAGACGCTGACACAGCTTATGAAGCCATCGGTCGCAGCCCCGCGATTCTGGAAGCAATGGTTGCATTCGACCACGAATTTTCGGTCATCGTCGCACGCGGGCAGGACGGCATCAGCACTGTCTGGGACGTTCCCGAAAACGTCCATGTTGATGGCATACTTGCGACATCCGCGATCCCGCCGCACGCCGACGTCCTTGCCCAGTTGGACGAAGCAAAGGCCATCGCAACCCGCATCGCCGACGCGCTCGATTATGTCGGTGTCATGGCCGTCGAATTCTTCGCCAGCGCCGATGGCCCGGTGTTCAACGAAATGGCCCCGCGCGTTCACAATAGCGGCCAC
This genomic stretch from Sphingomonas paeninsulae harbors:
- the purE gene encoding 5-(carboxyamino)imidazole ribonucleotide mutase; this translates as MGSQSDWATMMACAETLDALGVAYETRIVSAHRTPDRLFEYAKSAASRGLKVIVAGAGGAAHLPGMAASMTRLPVLGVPIESKSLKGMDSLLSIVQMPGGIPVGTLAIGRPGAINAGLLAASILALSDNALAEKLDAWRSDQTASVADRPI
- a CDS encoding 5-(carboxyamino)imidazole ribonucleotide synthase — encoded protein: MKILAPGSTIGIIGGGQLGRMLAIAAAQLGYRSHIYSPEPSGPAADVAPRWTQGAYDDREALKAFAADIDVATYEFENVDADPLETLAALVPLHPPLNALRIAQDRVAEKTFAHEQGAITANWAIVDSREDLDVAMASVGTPAILKTTRFGYDGKGQARIISREDADTAYEAIGRSPAILEAMVAFDHEFSVIVARGQDGISTVWDVPENVHVDGILATSAIPPHADVLAQLDEAKAIATRIADALDYVGVMAVEFFASADGPVFNEMAPRVHNSGHWTIEGAVASQFENHIRAVCGLPLGDTALVAPHVVMRNLIGEDASRWPELFAQTGAHVHLYGKHEASPGRKMGHVTRLSINNNG